The Thermanaeromonas sp. C210 genome segment TGTATCCGGTAACTCAAGGCCGGAACCCAGGGAAAACGTACAAGCCCGGGGATAAGAAACGGCCCTTCCCCTTTTTTAGTGTGAGCAGGAAGGGCCGCGTGTTTTGGGCTAAGGAAATTTAAATTCCGGCTCTAGCCGCAATTTCCCCCAGTCGCCGTTTGGTTTCAAAGAGGATCCTCTCTTCATCCAGGGTAAGCACTTCTCGATCCTTCATCACCACTTTGCCGTCGATGATGACATCCCTGACGTCATTCCCCGTCACGGCCTCCACAAGGGTATTGATAAGGTTATGGGTGGGGGCAATATGGGGCTGGTCGATGTTGATTAAAATTACGTCGGCTTTCTTGCCTACCTCGATGGTGCCGATTTCGTGGTCTAACTGTAGGGCCCGGGCCCCGCCTAAGGTTGCCATTTTAATTAACTCCTTGGCCGGCAGGACCACCGGATCAAAAATGGGAAGACCCCAAAAGGCGTGGATGCCCGAACGGAAAACTCTAATCTCGTCAAACAGGCTCAGGCTGGAACCGGCCGCCCCGTCGCTCCCGATACCTATCGAAAGGCCAAGGCGTACCATCCGCGGGGTCTTGGGAAAACCGTGGCTTCCGAAGTTTGCGCGGGGGCAGTGAACTATCTTAACATCCCGCTCTTTAAGGAGCTCTAACTCATTTTCTGACAAGGCTACATTATGGGCGGTCAGTAGGTTCGGACCCAGGGCCCCCAGCGAATCTAAATATTCGGCCGGTCTTTTTTGGTATTTTTGAAGGCAAAAACTAACTTCATCCCGGTGCTCGGCCAGGTGGGCATGGATGCCCGTGCGATATTCTCTGGCCTTTTCTCCAACCAGCCGGATCAGCTCTGGTGAACAGGTCATAACTTGCCGGATGGCAAACCAGATGTGGATCCTGCCGCCACCCGCGCCGTGATAACTCTTATACAGCTCTTCGGTTTTCCGGATGGCCTCTTCGGGCGTGTCTTTCATGCAGTCAGGGATAAAGCCTCCCATGTCCATGGTGGAACGGCTGATGGCGGCCCTCATTCCCGATTCCAGGACGGCCTCTACTACCCTGGGCATATGCACGCCGCCGGAGTCGGCAAAGGCCGTGGTCCCGGACTTGATCATTTCCAGGCAGCTGAGCTGGGCACTATAATAGACGTCATCCTCACTTAAGTTGCTCTCAAAGGGAACCAGAATGCGGGCCCATATCATGGGATATTCATCCATAGTTCTACCCCGCAACAACTGCTGGCACGTGTGGGTGTGGGCATCTACCAGCCCGGGCATGAGGAGTTTGCCTTTTCCCGCTATGACGGTATCCCCTTCGTACTTGCCGTTTAATTCACGGCTGGGGCCGATAGCCGCGATCCTCGTATTGTCAATTGCCACGGTTTGGTCTTCAACTATTTCAAAGTCGGGGGTCAACAAGGCACAATCCTTTATGAGAATATCGCACTTCACTTTTAGAACCCTCCGTTGTTTTTTAGATGGCACCTGTTACACTCAATACCGCCTGAGCCACTAGAGCCGACAGGACAAAAGTACCGGTAAACACCAGGATGGCTACGATCACCATCCTCCAACTCTGCTCCTTGAAGCTGTGAAGGTCCTTGCCCATCGAGATACCGGCCAGGGCACCCACTACGGTGACCGGGGCCATAAAGGAAACTTTCGCGGTATAGTCGATCACCGCCTTGGATACCGGGGAAATAGGGCTGGCCAGGAGCAATCCCAGCAAGGAAACGTAAAAGATCGTCGGCAATTTAAAGGGAATAACGTTGGCCAGGACCACCCCTGCCAGGGCAATACCAGCCAGGATGAGGACGCCGGGGACGGCTTCCAGAACGGGTATTTTATATCCGACCCAGTTAGAAATGAGAGTCAGCACAGAAGTAAGGGCCAGTAAGAAGATCCAATCCCGATACTTCATTTTTCCTCACCTGCCTTTAATTTCTTGGGGCTTAAGATGGGCTCCAGCCAATGGTACAGTTTGTTGACCAGCGGCAAGGCGATAAACAGGCTTACGTAAACGCCGTTAATGCCGGTCAGAGTGTCGCTGGCCCCCGCCAACATCAGGATGTCGTCGGCCAAATCCGGATACACATGGGCTAGGGTACCCGAAGCGGCGGCCATCATACTACCGCTGCCTACGCCAGAGGCCATACCTAAAGCGTAGGGATGGAACAGGTTGGTAGAAGCTATCAAACTGGCCAGCAGGCCCATGTAGATGGGACCTATGATGTAGCCGATGACATAGATTGAAAGGGTCCCCCTCATTTCCGCGGAATCGGGGCCATAGACGTGGCTTATTACACCCAGGCCGCTTTCCCGGCAAACGGAGAAGGTGGCACCCACGGCTTCCCTCTTAAGGCCCAGCAAGAGGGCTACCGGCAAAGCAAAGACAAT includes the following:
- a CDS encoding amidohydrolase family protein — its product is MKCDILIKDCALLTPDFEIVEDQTVAIDNTRIAAIGPSRELNGKYEGDTVIAGKGKLLMPGLVDAHTHTCQQLLRGRTMDEYPMIWARILVPFESNLSEDDVYYSAQLSCLEMIKSGTTAFADSGGVHMPRVVEAVLESGMRAAISRSTMDMGGFIPDCMKDTPEEAIRKTEELYKSYHGAGGGRIHIWFAIRQVMTCSPELIRLVGEKAREYRTGIHAHLAEHRDEVSFCLQKYQKRPAEYLDSLGALGPNLLTAHNVALSENELELLKERDVKIVHCPRANFGSHGFPKTPRMVRLGLSIGIGSDGAAGSSLSLFDEIRVFRSGIHAFWGLPIFDPVVLPAKELIKMATLGGARALQLDHEIGTIEVGKKADVILINIDQPHIAPTHNLINTLVEAVTGNDVRDVIIDGKVVMKDREVLTLDEERILFETKRRLGEIAARAGI
- a CDS encoding DUF3100 domain-containing protein, giving the protein MSGVKERTLGDRLREEYRIYIAALIIVIVAELIGTHRFKIGPGMMVIFPMFYGLILGALLCPQVLGFFKMEEVKAASPLVLVAISPFMAKLGVLAGADLPKLVSVGPALILQELGNLGTIVFALPVALLLGLKREAVGATFSVCRESGLGVISHVYGPDSAEMRGTLSIYVIGYIIGPIYMGLLASLIASTNLFHPYALGMASGVGSGSMMAAASGTLAHVYPDLADDILMLAGASDTLTGINGVYVSLFIALPLVNKLYHWLEPILSPKKLKAGEEK